In Toxoplasma gondii ME49 chromosome X, whole genome shotgun sequence, a single genomic region encodes these proteins:
- a CDS encoding hypothetical protein (encoded by transcript TGME49_224320), protein MAPCVGAAPLEGIFQPFSRGPLRSFHIRRSQTSQQRFRRLRPASPPSPSSDSYPSLQTRDACSPRSLGEHGRSAFQPVLSSFARPSPPRESTQHCFRIRATRYYSRRRRESRNPLLLRKPIASFDQVSPSALPRGPRLFLSPPPHAPPFPCTPQHVFACLPLPLRNCLRLSPFPLREQRLSPPPSSLAQTRPFSSRRPKAVKQITYRALRRAINAFKHHKLRTDPKSVASAFLVPSSLPPSSSTSSSPSSRIAAYRGEALSRDRVHAPEPGALPLRPPTSADLRSTYADPFQFSASLVPAPLPSPPPILFHRTVTLPRSPENASQIRARRLPLGNVKKLKSFELAAALCTYAQVYVHHAALWAALVKECDGRSKHFSPAEACWVLHAFARAKERRERAAQRDGLCGSSLRLSSSSPLETEWLPSVRRASERLAAHVATNFRLLSLADAARVLHATSVLNLPDSRLFRVLCPLLPELLNAFLAQTVDAPQRLHYVLQLLVSALARERLHLPEVLRLAGDVFASHIDAWLRARSRDSLRLQRRQRKNANSLVSGGTKERACALGEGEADDAGGAGRHTAQRKQRGPAIFHLADLGDGASPEGPKASRGSGDEAAALLPVPQRLAALLHAFSLLQFRHEKLVASTLRLVQVAASPPAAAPAAAERKLSGRLSALWAGPGCGLQGGRKGAGDESRDGLFSGSVAPAREGQGVSRLEAEERMTRTTQSVGSLDETLGAHHFRDLCFSSPPASQHGKTDHRLPLSRMSPSTSTFVAALPAANCTSLLPSPASSAQVPVHLSGSALAPRSASAPTSLSRPRTTPRSPSSLQHVHSPWSGAAATARALLLAPHAFMRGGRGTGKSSASVSAAAVSVRLSRFGFSRGRKTKASQAARRGGAPRLKRADWRRMLHLTLASQVPPGRRSPFSTWNVERHKRRAAVLERQVAARRAATAAATCRDSAKHWTASQLSTILAALDALGVKSRPILELWQRAVYAHLHALPFHETVEALETASRLGWYSRAFGHRAFARVGWFLKTEKTHMRSMEDFCRVAEILSVWPGGEREVHEATRAVRRRLARLGRFWLLDDAGEAALRDVWRALVRLGHVPPPSSPLSSSSSTSAAPPHLLLSTPFPVAKWHPPSPSKAPETSLNGSASPCRSSEPCREGQTVEKPGGETGDSSAHRVSPPDPPPLTVPSVSSAERLFPARFSSSLSSSSSLLCLSGAQRYPLRRVAACSGCAPQRLALRSVAGVVPWRPVEAIYREAVGFSLIPALLRITVSLFPLSPPIPLTLLLPRVRKCALAGVVSLGSLHGMLKDLNALRQFRSLAAHSALRPASGQPRQLSPSAARPPPLRCSPSRDGRSVEAKGVSGEHEETRANRAGDDNKQGRLIRTSEGLSSVTAPSAMERVPRFPIERAVSGASGRETDSSRPTPEAPTRSASCAVSSEAAECVGEAQTTAAGTQRHVEDSWKTLEKKRYETFEELLEETEAALWRVTRQRVCRALTRSSAEPVQQGRHMQESGKASSLGSACLQTRRSRMQATAGAVSLEELASHGALLHGFSNALAGELVDLGSLRLGRERAVETPDPRGSSALTLGSFGKASETRHGRPQPPASVQREQKRAASEGSGRLDTTTQCVRTKSSTQETDGETLEVLAAVRETVRGPWPLAERQSSRKETPGPSGDEAEGARDVLSMKTTGDSHGQETARGWQFQSVGEAAAVLALEVAPYISNLLRPEPCGCRRTCASSLRRGEAEVRSSLSVVEACAAEREDRGREAERSTFSSPEASSLSRISAPSVASLQSHWTPSLEGAETGESRAKSPQVSEQRRRLAVDSDGSVFRADGPSGCRVAWEPARDILGRLVHFFSSFSQMATAKEVRQTLHIVLGFLRHPFWLNRLESHLSAALQRSWEPTACARRRRSDSVSTDLCFEWELDVLEQITAIGAALLRQKPRCVAATRADEFLVLFADLQGTARQIRRVFHTAVEAWWSARGASEENGEPTCSDRSGDDSRQLARNRIQTIDMLFGNTLQFLQLAENVMVECMYTRLREVPSLALAASPVTALNATLEACSPWLRSGHLGMRTGRGSGEGKRKETWEESSEPFAGKAARARGAAICNKLGVHTRGEAFCEPPRELKTEEQADGPAGHFTGISEEGQDVSGIQALCLNHRFRRRLEQLSFLTAVYPQAFSACSSFCEEGAPLPVETNSGFAQPVRCPDTRHSSAFHAVPSFLSTQHVCAGPATKKTEGTATATSRGTCEKRSSTEEGQKAEKQLFSCSQLVSDVVWATLESERKKCIWSFGERKSWGGTPSGEGRVGESGELHKERTRASLQRATDWLMVMQRLRESPENTEERTTFEDLRWRRSHPREGVRTEENWRDMEKVELRRFVARLFVLRMVKQDAALARILDGLWVSR, encoded by the exons tctctcctcctccccacGCGCCTCCTTTCCCCTGTACCCCACAACAtgtcttcgcctgtctcccgcTTCCGCTCCGCAACTGtcttcggctgtctcctttcccgCTTCGAGAGCAGCGGCtctcgccgccgccttcgtctttgGCGCAGACGAGGCCATTCTCGTCGCGCAGACCCAAGGCGGTGAAACAGATCACTTACAGGGCGCTTCGCCGAGCTATCAACGCGTTCAAACACCACAAACTACGCACAGATCCTAAAAGCGTAgcctctgcctttctcgttccttcttctcttccgccttcttcatcAACATCAtcatcgccttcttctcgaatTGCCGCTTACCGTGGAGAGGCCCTGTCGCGAGACCGGGTGCATGCTCCGGAGCCTGGCGCTCTCCCCCTGCGTCCTCCGACTTCTGCAGACCTCCGGTCGACATATGCAGATCCCTTCCAGTTTTCAGCGTCTCTCGTTCCGGCGCCTCTCCCCTCGCCGCCGCCTATCTTATTTCACCGCACGGTGACCCTCCCCAGAAGTCCAGAAAACGCCTCGCAGATCCGCGCGCGTCGCCTGCCCCTCGGGAAcgtgaagaagctgaagagctTCGAACTCGCCGCCGCACTCTGCACCTACGCCCAGGTGTACGTCCACCACGCGGCGCTCTGGGCCGCGCTCGTGAAGGAATGCGACGGCCGGAGCAAGCACTTCAGTCCGGCTGAGGCCTGCTGGgttttgcatgcgttcgccAGGGCAAAAGAGCGACGCGAAAGAGCGGCGCAGAGGGACGGACTGTGTGGTTCTTCTTTgcgtctttcttcatcttctccgCTGGAGACCGAGTGGCTGCCGTCGGTGCGCCGGGCGTCCGAGCGTTTGGCGGCTCACGTTGCGACGaactttcgtctcctttctctggcCGATGCCGCGCGCgtgctgcatgcaacgagcGTTCTGAACTTGCCTGATTCGCGGCTGTTTAGAGTTCTCTGTCCGCTGCTCCCGGAGCTCCTCAACGCGTTTCTTGCGCAGACAGTCGACGCGCCTCAGCGTCTCCACTACGTCCTGCAGCTGCTCGTGTCTGCGCTGGCGCGAGAGCGTCTGCACCTCCCGGAGGTCCTGAGGCTCGCGGGAGacgtcttcgcttcccacATCGACGCCTGGCTTCGGGCGCGGTCGAGAGACAGTCTGCGCCtccaaaggagacagaggaaaaacgcgaattctctcgtctctggaGGAACGAAGGAGCGCGCTTGCGCGCTGGGTGAAGGGGAGGCGGACGACGCTGGAGGAGCGGGCAGGCACACGGCGCAGCGGAAGCAACGAGGCCCGGCGATCTTCCACTTAGCTGACTTGGGAGACGGCGCGTCCCCAGAGGGTCCGAAGGCGTCGCGCGGCTCGGGCGACGAGGCAGCGGCGCTTCTCCCCGTACCGCAGAGACTCGCGGCGCTTCTCCACGCCTTCAGTCTCCTTCAGTTTCGCCACGAGAAGCTCGTCGCGTCCACGCTGCGTCTCGTCCAAGTTGCGGCTTCCCCACCAGCTGCAGCACCCGcggccgcagagagaaagctcTCCGGGAGGCTGTCGGCCTTGTGGGCCGGGCCAGGTTGCGGCCTGcagggagggagaaaaggcgctGGAGATGAGAGTCGCGACGGTCTCTTCTCCGGCAGCGTCGCGCCGGCGCGCGAGGGACAAGGTGTTTCGCGGCTCGAGGCGGAAGAGCGAATGACGAGGACGACGCAGAGCGTTGGATCTCTTGACGAGACGCTCGGGGCGCATCACTTTCGAGATCTGTGCTTTTCCTCCCCACCAGCCTCTCAACACGGCAAAACGGACCATCGGCTTCCCCTGTCTCGGATGTCTCCATCGACTTCCACGTTTGTGGCCGCGTTGCCTGCCGCGAACTGcacttcgcttcttccctcccccGCGTCGTCTGCTCAGGTGCCGGTACACCTGAGCGGCTCGGCGTTGGCGCCTCGCAGCGCCTCGGCGCCGACGTCGCTTTCGCGCCCGAGAACGACAcctcgttcgccttcttcgcttcagCATGTCCACTCGCCCTGGTCGGGAGCAGCCGCCACTGCCCGTGcacttcttctcgctccccATGCGTTCATGCGTGGCGGCCGCGGAACCGGGAAGTCCTCCGCCTCGGTTTCGGCCGCTGCCGTGTCTGTGCGGCTCAGCCGCTTCGGCTTCTCgcgagggaggaaaacgaaggcgtCGCAGGCAGCCCGGCGCGGCGGCGCACCTCGTCTGAAGCGCGCAGACTGGCGCCGCATGCTGCACCTGACTCTCGCGAGTCAGGTGCCTCCTGGAAGGCGATCTCCGTTCTCCACTTGGAATGTAGAGCGACACAAACGAAGGGCGGCTGTGCTCGAACGTCAGGtcgcagcgagaagagctgCAACCGCCGCCGCGACTTGCCGAGACAGCGCGAAGCACTGGACAGCTTCTCAACTCAGCACGATCCTCGCGGCCCTCGATGCACTCGGCGTGAAGAGCCGACCCATCCTGGAGCTGTGGCAGCGCGCGGTGTACGCCCACCTGCACGCGCTGCCTTTCCACGAGACCGTGGAGGCGCTCGAAACCGCCAGTCGGCTCGGCTGGTACAGCCGAGCGTTTGGACATCGCGCGTTCGCCCGAGTGGGCTGGTTCCTGAAGACTGAAAAGACCCACATGCGCTCCATGGAAGACTTCTGTCGAGTTGCTGAGATCCTCAGTGTGTGGccgggaggcgagagagaagtccaTGAAGCGACGCGAGCGGTGAGACGCAGACTCGCGAGGCTCGGCAGGTTTTGGCTGCTCGATGACGCAGGCGAAGCCGCCCTCAGAG acgTCTGGAGGGCCTTGGTGCGTCTGGGGCATGTTCCccctccctcgtctccccttTCGTCCTCGAGCTCGACGTCTGCGGCTcctcctcaccttcttctttccacgcCTTTTCCGGTGGCGAAGTGGCATCCGCCTTCGCCCTCAAAAGCTCCAGAAACCTCTCTGAACGGTTCGGCATCTCCTTGCAGGTCCAGCGAACCGTGCAGGGAGGGACAGACTGTGGAGAAACCGGGGggcgagacaggagactcgAGTGCCCACCGCGTGAGTCCACCGGACCCGCCGCCGTTAACAGTtccgagtgtctcctcggcagagagactgttcccagcgcgtttttcgtcttctctgtcttcttcttcgtcgctgctttGTCTGTCTGGAGCTCAGCGATACCCACTCAGACGCGTCGCTGCCTGCAGTGGCTGTGCACCTCAGCGTCTGGCTCTTCGGTCAGTTGCAGGGGTCGTTCCGTGGAGACCTGTCGAGGCGATCTATCGCGAGGCTGTTGGGTTTTCTCTGATTCCTGCTCTTCTGCGAATCacggtttctctgtttcccctctCGCCGCCCATTCCGTTgacgctgcttctccctcgagtGCGAAAGTGCGCCCTCGCAggcgtcgtttctctcggttCGCTCCACGGCATGCTCAAGGATTTGAACGCGTTGCGGCAATtccgctctctcgctgcccACAGCGCGTTGCGGCCGGCGTCTGGGCAGCCTCGCCAGCTTTCCCCGTCTGCGGCTCGACCGCCGCCTCTCCGCTGTTCTCCGTCGCGAGACGGCAGGTCCGTCGAGGCGAAGGGTGTCTCAGGAGAGcacgaggagacgcgagcgaaCCGCGCTGGAGACGATAACAAACAGGGGCGATTGATTCGTACTTCGGAGGGTTTGAGCAGCGTAACGGCACCATCTGCAATGGAGAGAGTTCCGAGATTCCCGATCGAGAGAGCCGTCTCTGGGGCGtccgggagagagacagactcTTCCAGGCCAACGCCAGAAGCGCCCACGCGTTCGGCGTCTTGCGCGGTTTCGAGCGAGGCTGCGGAGTGTGTTGGAGAGGCACAGACAACTGCTGCGGGGACGCAGAGACATGTGGAGGACTCGTGGAAAActctcgagaagaagagatatGAGACCTTCGAGGAGCtcctggaggagacagaagcggctCTGTGGAGGGTCACTCGCCAGCGCGTCTGTCGGGCTCTGACTCGTAGCTCAGCAGAGCCAGTGCAGCAAGGCAGGCACATGCAGGAGTCAGGAAAGGCATCGAGTTTGGGGTCTGCGTGTCTCCAGACAAGACGTTCGCGGATGCAGGCCACAGCGggtgctgtctctctggaagAGCTGGCTTCACACGGCGCGCTTCTCCACGGCTTTTCCAACGCGCTTGCGGGCGAACTCGTCGACTTGGGGTCTCTGCGCttggggagagaaagagctgTAGAGACACCCGATCCTCGGGGCAGTTCTGCTTTGACGCTGGGCTCTTTCGGGAAGGCTTCAGAGACGCGTCATGGACGCCCGCAGCCTCCGGCGAGTgttcagagagaacaaaaaCGCGCTGCATCTGAGGGAAGTGGAAGGCTCGACACGACCACGCAGTGCGTTCGGACTAAAAGCTCAACCCAAGAAACAGACGGGGAAACGCTTGAAGTGCTGGCCGCAGTTCGTGAAACGGTTCGGGGCCCTTGGCCTCTtgccgagagacagagcagccgaaaggagacacctggtCCATCAGGCGACGAAGCTGAAGGAGCGCGAGACGTGCTGTCTATGAAAACAACTGGAGATTCACATGGTCAGGAGACTGCGAGAGGATGGCAGTTCCAGAGTGTcggagaggcagcggcggTTCTCGCTCTTGAGGTTGCACCTTACATTTCCAACCTGTTACGACCTGAGCCATGCGGGTGTCGACGCACCTGTGCCTCGTCTCtcaggagaggcgaggcagaggtGCGTTCGTCGCTAAGCGTCGTGGAGGCCTGCGCAGCCGAACGGGAAGATCGGGgccgcgaggcagagaggtcaaccttttcttctccagaggccagttctctctcgcggatTTCGGCGCCTTCAGTAGCCTCTCTTCAGTCGCACTGGACACCTTCGTTGGAAGGAGCCGAAACGGGGGAGTCCCGCGCCAAGTCCCCGCAAGTCAGCGAGCAACGCAGGCGTTTGGCTGTAGACAGCGACGGTTCAGTGTTCAGGGCTGATGGCCCCTCTGGCTGCCGCGTGGCTTGGGAACCGGCTCGTGACATTCTGGGGAGACTCGTCcactttttctcgtctttctcacagatggcgacagcgaaggaggTCCGCCAAACTCTGCATATTGTCTTGGGATTCCTCCGACACCCGTTCTGGCTGAACCGACTCGAGAGTCACCTCTCGGCCGCGCTGCAGCGCAGCTGGGAgccgactgcatgcgcgcggcGCCGCAGAAGCGATTCAGTTTCCACTGACCTCTGTTTCGAGTGGGAACTCGACGTTCTAGAGCAAATAACTGCCATCGGAGCAGCGCTCTTGCGGCAGAAACCTCGCTGTGTAGCTGCGACTCGAGCCGACGAgtttctcgtccttttcgCGGACTTGCAGGGGACTGCTAGGCAGATTCGTCGCGTCTTCCACACCGCAGTGGAGGCGTGGTGGAGCGCGCGGGGGGCGTCagaggagaacggagagcCGACTTGCAGTGATCGGAGTGGCGACGACTCCAGACAGTTGGCCAGAAACAGGATTCAAACGATTGACATGCTCTTTGGAAACACGCTTCAGTTCCTCCAACTCGCCGAGAACGTCATGgtcgagtgtatgtacacccggcTGCGAGAGGTGCCCAGTCTCGCGCTCGCGGCAAGCCCCGTCACCGCGCTAAACGCGACTCTGGAGGCGTGCTCTCCCTGGCTCAGAAGTGGACATCTGGGGATGAGGACAGGGCGCGGAAGTGGAGaggggaaaaggaaggaaacctGGGAAGAGAGCTCAGAACCGTTCGCGGGGAAAGCAGCACGCGCCCGAGGAGCCGCGATCTGCAATAAGTtaggtgtacatacacgtgGAGAAGCGTTCTGCGAACCCCCGAGAGAGCTGAAGACCGAGGAACAGGCAGATGGTCCTGCTGGACATTTCACGGGCATCTCTGAGGAAGGGCAGGACGTCTCAGGGATTCAGGCCCTGTGCCTTAACCACAGATTTCGACGGCGGCTAGAGCAGCTGAGTTTCCTGACCGCCGTGTATCCTCAGGCCTTCAGCGCCTGCTCGAGTTTCTGTGAAGAAGGCGCGCCTCTCCCGGTGGAGACGAACAGCGGGTTTGCGCAGCCCGTGAGGTGTCCAGACACCCGGCACAGTTCTGCGTTCCACGCGGTTCCCAGTTTCTTGTCTACACAGCATGTTTGTGCCGGTCccgcgacgaagaaaacagaaggcaCTGCGACTGCGACCTCACGCGGAACCTGCGAAAAGCGAAGTTCGACTGAGGAAGGGCAAAAAGCGGAAAAGCAGCTGTTTTCTTGCTCGCAACTGGTTAGTGACGTAGTCTGGGCGACACTCGAGAGTGAACGCAAGAAGTGTATTTGGAGTTTCGGCGAGAGGAAGTCGTGGGGAGGAACGCCCTctggagaagggagagtTGGGGAGTCCGGGGAGCTGCACAAAGAACGAACTCGCGCATCTTTACAGAGGGCTACAGACTGGCTGATGGTGATGCAGCGACTGAGAGAGTCTCCGgagaacacagaggaaaggacCACGTTCGAAGACTTGCGGTGGCGCCGTTCCCACCCGAGAGAAGGAGTGCGAACTGAAGAAAACTGGAGGGACATGGAGAAGGTGGAACTGCGTAGATTCGTAGCACGTCTGTTTGTGCTTCGGATGGTGAAACAAGATGCAGCCCTCGCTCGAATTCTCGACGGACTTTGGGTCTCGCGCTGA